In Thiovibrio frasassiensis, one DNA window encodes the following:
- a CDS encoding TraB/GumN family protein, with protein sequence MKKILLSIALVFLICTQAWAESSVWKIQKDNSVMYLGGTFHLLRPSDFPLPPEFAEAYRASDLLVFETDLGKLNEPSVQEKLLAKAVYADGSTIDQHVSGKTYRLLNEYCAVRGIPLENLKHFKPSIIAVTLASVELAKFGVAKEGVDSFFHKLATEEKKRIEGLETIDQQIQYVVEMGAGNEDAYIAHTLRDLKSIKQDYETMVEAWRKGDLKKIDALFVAELKKTMPKLYKKLLTDRNKLWFPLLEAYHRTPEKEFILVGAGHLAGTEGIIETLRRKGYTVEKLL encoded by the coding sequence GTTTTCCTTATTTGCACCCAGGCCTGGGCAGAATCTTCCGTATGGAAAATCCAAAAAGACAACTCCGTCATGTATCTAGGCGGCACATTTCACTTGTTACGTCCGTCTGATTTCCCCCTGCCCCCCGAATTCGCAGAAGCGTATCGGGCCTCCGACCTCCTTGTTTTCGAAACCGATCTCGGCAAGTTAAATGAACCCTCTGTGCAAGAGAAGTTGCTGGCAAAAGCCGTGTATGCTGATGGCTCGACCATTGACCAGCATGTATCAGGCAAAACCTACCGTTTGCTCAACGAATATTGCGCCGTTCGCGGTATCCCCCTCGAAAATCTCAAGCATTTTAAACCGTCGATTATTGCAGTAACCTTGGCATCCGTTGAACTCGCCAAATTTGGCGTTGCCAAGGAGGGGGTTGACTCTTTTTTTCATAAATTAGCGACAGAGGAAAAGAAAAGAATCGAAGGGCTTGAGACTATCGACCAGCAAATCCAATACGTCGTAGAGATGGGCGCGGGGAATGAAGACGCCTATATCGCTCACACCTTGCGGGATCTCAAGTCAATCAAGCAGGATTATGAAACCATGGTGGAGGCTTGGCGAAAAGGGGACCTCAAGAAAATTGATGCGCTCTTTGTTGCCGAACTCAAAAAAACAATGCCGAAACTGTACAAGAAACTGCTGACAGACCGCAATAAGCTTTGGTTCCCTTTGCTTGAAGCCTATCACAGGACCCCCGAGAAAGAATTTATTCTTGTCGGTGCCGGCCATTTGGCGGGGACCGAGGGGATCATCGAAACTCTGAGACGAAAAGGCTACACCGTCGAAAAGCTCTTATAA